The DNA sequence GAGACGGGCTTCTACTTTGTGACAGTCCTTGCTGCCTGCGCCGGCGACTCAATTCCCGAGAACGACTGGAGGAGCGGCCCTCTCAGAGTCATAGAGAGGCTCTTTTTCGATGACGTCGAGTCGGGCGTGGGAGGGTGGAGGGTGGGGTGCAGCGTCCCAGCGCTCCCTGGCCTCTGGCACATAGTTAGCGCCGGGGAACCGCACGGCGATGCCCACTCTCCCTCGCACAGCTGGTGGTGCGGCTTCAACAGGACGGGCCGGTACGCCCGGAGCGCGGGACCCATTGAGTTCTTTCTGGAATCTCCCCTGATAGACCTCACGGGCGTGGGCTCGGCCGCGCTGGCGGTCTATATGAGATACGACCTCACCCACGGCCTTCCATACGAAATCGTGTCGGATACCGGCCGCGTTGAGGTGAGCTCGAACCTCGGGGCGAGCTGGACGACCATCAAAGAGATCCGAGGGATGGAGCAGGCTTGGGGCCTTCACGTGTTCGACCTCGGTGGCTTTACGGGAGGACCGGTAAAGCTCAGGTTCACACTCCGCTCGAGTGCCCTCCTTCCCGGCCGCGGCTGGTGGCTGGACGACTTCACCGTCGTCGCATCGGGGGCCATCTATGAAGTGGGGCTCGGAGCGGTCCCCGCGCGCTCCTCTGTCTCTTCGTCAAACACTGCCCGGTTCAACATCACCGTTGCGAACGCGGGAAGCAGAGCCGACACGTACGACCTTCTCGTGGACGCTCCTGCCGAACTCGCGGTCTCGCTCGGGCGGCGCTCGATTCAGCTCCCCGTCTTTGGAATGGGCTCGGTCCCGCTCGCGGTCGCGGTCACGGGAAAGCTCGAGGCGGGGAGGGTGCTTCAAATCCGGGTCCAGGCGTCCTCAAGGGCGAGCCCGCGGGTCTCCGCGAGCATCATGATTGAGGTTGAGGTTATTCAGGAGCATGGTCTCGAGCTCTCGTGTGGGGCCGCCGGGGTTCGGGCGCTCCCGGGCGGGATAGCAAGGTTCCTAGTGAACCTGAGCAACACGGGCAACGGTGAGGAACAGGTTCGCCTCCGAATCTCCGGCAAATCCGCCGACATCGCATCCCTCTCCCCCACGGCAGTCTCTCTCGCTCCCTGGGCTTCAGAGTCGATCGAGGTCCTCGTCTTAGTCCCAGAGAATTCCACGGCAGGCGAGGCGCTTAGGGTCACCCTCTCTGCATCCTCAGCGAGCGCCTCGGCCTCCATTTCGCTCGAGGTTGTCGTGGAGCGCGTTTACGGCGTCACCGTAATCACCGGGACTGCCAAGATGGCTGCGAGACCCGGAGACACACTTCGCCTCACGCTCTTTCTCAGGAACACCGGGAACGGCGCCGACGAATTCGTCGTCTACTCCAGCTGTCCGGCGGGCTGGAGAGCACTGCACGACGCGGTCGTGTCGCTCGGTCCCCGCGCGGAGGCTGAGCTCACGGTTGAGCTAGAGCTCAGCCCGGAAACTGCGGAGGGCCGGCAGACGGTGTTCTTCACCGTCTCGGGCTCGGGAGGAACGAGTGATATGGCCGCCGTGGAGGTCGAGATTCTGCTTCCCGACCTCGAGCTCGCTGGCCTCTTCGTCGAGCCTCGGCTGATTGACGAAGGAGACTACTCGAGCGTTCGCCTGACCCTGAGGAATACTGGGGGCGCGGCGGCGCGTGGAATTTCGGTCCGTCTCTACGATAACGGTAGGGTGGTCAGGGAGTGGTTCATTGATTATCTCGGGCCCGGGGAGTCCCAGACTTTAAGCACCACCTTGAGACCCGGCCCCGGCCACCACCAACTCTATGCACAGGCCATGACCGACGACAAGGAGCTCTCATCCACCAATAATGTTGCGGAGGGGGAGCTCAGAGTCAGGAAGGCCGGGGGGCTCCTACCAGGGCTGGGCACGCTCGCGGCGCTGGCTGCGCTCGCCTCGGCCACCAATCTCATCGGGCGAGTGCGCGCCTCCGACCGGCTTCGTGGGGCTGAGCGGCCGGAAAGATGAAGGTGAGTGCCGGAGAGCTCCAATGCGAGACCCAGATAGCTTGAGCTGGCATTTGTCGGCCCATCCGGGATTATTAAATAGAACCCTATTTTTTAGCCCCGGCTATGCGGATGTTGATGAAAACCGGCCGTAGAGCCGTCTCTACCCAGTGTCAGGGGGCCATATAACCATATCAATGAGCTGTTCCGGGAAGTAAGTTTTCCGAAAGGACCGGATGCCCACTACAGCGATTGGGAGCTCGCTCGTGTCATCGCGCTCGCGTCGGTCGAGAAGATGGATAGTGAGAACGCGGCCTACAAACTCAGGACCATTATCCACTACTTCCCCTCACCCGATTTTCATTCCCGGATTGGAGGGCTCTACGAGATGGACTCTTTGAAGCGTTTCAGTGCGAATCTGGGGGCCAGCCGGCCGGCCAATGGGGGATTGAAGTCGCATACAGAACTCGAGAGCGTGACTTCGAAATACCTACGAAAACGCCGGATGTTTTAGCTGACTATGTAAGACCATGGAAGAGCTGGGGCGGCTGACCAATGTCCCGAGGTGGGCGCGGAACATGGCGAAGGTGCTTGTCGCACTGGACACAGGAGAGCCCGTTCTGAGGCTGGAGACAGTTCTGGGCATTCTCGTTAAACGTTTTCTCATACTCAGGCAAGAGGATAGGTCCAGCGGGAGCGTGGGG is a window from the Thermoplasmata archaeon genome containing:
- a CDS encoding M6 family metalloprotease domain-containing protein, encoding MARWVTAIALALLLPPLVTGAGARGWSLLGAERCLDAGVSQSAPTPEGTGASGTPDNSLLENTECVSQIPPSRAPAGARAPRAEVGSGPELVPGDPRVYGRSAPPDPGAPMAVRGRAPPSSPRMIVILIEFQDVRHSPGREPEFFSDLLFNSSPGARSLRGYYFENSYGKLEVRGEVTAVWYRSDSNMSFYGADTLSGVDNANGPIHRLVTEAVRKADAEVDFSIFDTDRDGYIDFLIIIHAGQGQESSYQNRDTIWSHRWYDYDEPIVDGVAAGFYTMCSEFSPIGTFAHELGHELGLPDLYDIDGDTLGAGSWDLMSLGSWLDGGATPSHLSAFCKVRLGWIEPMALTASSENLSLQAVELSPSVLKLWVEPPHEYFLIENRQCIGWDAFLPGPGILIWHVDERAADNRDQTLRLVDLEEADEGLNGDSPVQSTDPWRDSEEGFNPGSSPSSSANSGRSTGWWVYKIGPSGNVMGLSVRHVDFDIAVTELRYEVFTTVASVHRIFATVYNLGGRGLRDAPVTLTVMGGNTSLSRTEKIDYLNPGVWRELAWDWTPAETGFYFVTVLAACAGDSIPENDWRSGPLRVIERLFFDDVESGVGGWRVGCSVPALPGLWHIVSAGEPHGDAHSPSHSWWCGFNRTGRYARSAGPIEFFLESPLIDLTGVGSAALAVYMRYDLTHGLPYEIVSDTGRVEVSSNLGASWTTIKEIRGMEQAWGLHVFDLGGFTGGPVKLRFTLRSSALLPGRGWWLDDFTVVASGAIYEVGLGAVPARSSVSSSNTARFNITVANAGSRADTYDLLVDAPAELAVSLGRRSIQLPVFGMGSVPLAVAVTGKLEAGRVLQIRVQASSRASPRVSASIMIEVEVIQEHGLELSCGAAGVRALPGGIARFLVNLSNTGNGEEQVRLRISGKSADIASLSPTAVSLAPWASESIEVLVLVPENSTAGEALRVTLSASSASASASISLEVVVERVYGVTVITGTAKMAARPGDTLRLTLFLRNTGNGADEFVVYSSCPAGWRALHDAVVSLGPRAEAELTVELELSPETAEGRQTVFFTVSGSGGTSDMAAVEVEILLPDLELAGLFVEPRLIDEGDYSSVRLTLRNTGGAAARGISVRLYDNGRVVREWFIDYLGPGESQTLSTTLRPGPGHHQLYAQAMTDDKELSSTNNVAEGELRVRKAGGLLPGLGTLAALAALASATNLIGRVRASDRLRGAERPER